From the Salarias fasciatus chromosome 16, fSalaFa1.1, whole genome shotgun sequence genome, one window contains:
- the serp2 gene encoding stress-associated endoplasmic reticulum protein 2 — MVAKQRIRMANEKHSKNITQRGNVAKTLRPQEEKYPVGPWLLALFVFVVCGSAIFQIIQSIRMGM, encoded by the exons ATGGTGGCGAAGCAGAGGATCCGCATGGCCAACGAGAAACACAGCAAGAACATCACTCAGAGAGGAAACGTGGCCAAGACGCTG CGACCACAGGAGGAGAAGTACCCCGTGGGTCCCTGGCTGCTCGCCCTCTTTGTATTTGTTGTGTGTGGATCAG CCATATTTCAGATCATCCAGAGTATTCGTATGGGGATGTGA
- the tsc22d1 gene encoding TSC22 domain family protein 1 isoform X1, which translates to MHHPDPAGDSGSVRKMAHPAVFHRRGSNTGSGSGSALSTPANPVVNNSHVSADDYQSSLLIQCQPPAGSSSPGPHHPHSLNLHPQPQPAQPSGAQIKKKSGFQITSVTPAQISVSTNNSIAEDTESYDDLDESHTEDLSSSEILDVSLSRANDIVGAERSSSEETLNNFHEAETPGAVSPNQPSHPHTLNQTKQQGGTMVNGTVHHHHQHPHHPNHGQAYSMSSGPGTTPSTITTGALPSVTQKMPSNMGGPQENVSQAAPSSVVAQPGIVAPGSVPGMHSSATGTTVSIVNPQTSSVSNVNMLSSANVPVRGGISTSASSSSGGFPLNVISGSGGSGGAGGAVSTGGNLMTAANVSMIQQHQNINSNITMTTTTAAAAAVSASGGMGLPSGIQGRIGSAVLQPANAPVTAVATVPVSSAPTMPAPAPAPAATTTSSRFRVVKLDSSSEPFKKGRWTCTEFYDKETPAPAPSSSASDTASLNTRQFVSESFAGASERESTSGSSVSSTMSTLSHYIETVCSGEVGAPHVPQHAQDYASPPQGFQGILPSSSSIGASQTQSHMHTQDINHPHVKTTVAPSAPTNIHQPGVVPGHQTTVGLPTSAGPQQHLTYAQAVANQPPASSPGLVGVQHQKLGYATLPQQASATPQATPVQMRPTEYTQPQQGMPQAAAAAASQPLANQIGSAPSGQPNGANQMMGGHQQPQTLLHSQAPSMPSHVGVAGHGQQPQSHPSHLDCQQQKPQSLPTQIQNPSLSAQLPTTVHQSQTSASGVPPPNVQSDHQPQPQAHNTGNSGRMPAQGIPHSQASSGSLTQDHSSAQALAHAAQASALYASLPNFTTTQLQDAQRLLLQHQSALLGLPKLAGVEAGSGSNSGQGLETEGNSATASALTAPAGLKTVDGEEDGSSGASVVAIDNKIEQAMDLVKSHLMYAVREEVEVLKEQIKELIERNSQLEQENTLLKTLASPEQMAQFQAQVQTGSPPAAPTAATPGPPSNATLAQPPSHSSGPSA; encoded by the exons ATGCATCATCCGGACCCTGCAGGAGACTCTGGCAGTGTTAGAAAGATGGCGCATCCGGCTGTCTTTCACAGAAGGGGCAGCAACACCGGCAGCGGGAGCGGCTCGGCACTGTCAACACCGGCAAACCCGGTGGTCAACAACAGCCACGTCTCAGCCGATGATTATCAGTCCTCCCTGCTGATTCAGTGCCAGcctcctgctggttcctcctcccCGGGTCCCCATCATCCTCACAGCCTGAATCTACATCCCCAGCCCCAGCCCGCACAGCCGAGTGGAGCTCAGATTAAAAAGAAGAGCGGTTTCCAGATCACAAGTGTGACTCCTGCACAGATATCTGTTAGTACCAATAACAGTATTGCAGAAGACACGGAGAGCTACGACGACTTGGATGAGTCTCACACGGAAGATCTGTCATCCTCTGAGATCCTGGATGTGTCTCTCTCCCGAGCTAACGATATCGTTGGGGCAGAAAGAAGTTCTTCAGAGGAGACTCTAAATAATTTCCACGAGGCTGAGACCCCCGGAGCTGTCTCGCCCAACCAGCCCTCACACCCCCACACCCTGAACCAGACAAAACAGCAAGGTGGAACCATGGTGAATGGGACTGTGCATCATCACCATCAACACCCTCATCATCCCAACCATGGCCAGGCCTACTCTATGTCCTCCGGGCCTGGGACCACTCCATCTACCATCACCACTGGAGCTTTACCCTCTGTCACCCAGAAAATGCCTTCTAATATGGGGGGCCCTCAAGAGAATGTTTCCCAGGCTGCCCCTTCAAGTGTTGTTGCTCAGCCGGGGATTGTTGCCCCAGGTTCTGTCCCTGGAATGCACAGCTCTGCTACGGGCACTACAGTTAGCATAGTTAATCCCCAGACCAGCAGTGTTAGTAATGTGAATATGTTGAGCTCTGCCAATGTGCCTGTGAGAGGGGGGATCAGCACGAGtgctagcagcagcagtggtggCTTTCCTCTCAATGTGATAAGCGGCAGTGGGGGCAGCGGAGGGGCAGGTGGTGCTGTTTCAACTGGAGGTAACCTTATGACCGCCGCTAATGTCAGCATGATCCAGCAACACCAAAACATTAACTCAAACATCACCATGACTACcacaactgctgctgctgctgctgttagtgCCTCTGGAGGAATGGGACTCCCCAGTGGGATCCAAGGCAGAATTGGATCAGCTGTGTTGCAGCCTGCGAATGCTCCCGTTACAGCTGTGGCCACAGTTCCTGTATCATCTGCTCCCACCATGCCTGCCCCAGCTCCAGCACCTGCAGCTACTACAACCAGCTCTCGCTTCAGGGTGGTGAAGCTGGACTCTAGCTCTGAGCCCTTTAAGAAAGGCAGATGGACTTGCACCGAATTCTATGACAAAGAGACCCCAGCTCCTGCCCCCAGTTCATCTGCATCTGATACTGCATCTCTCAACACCCGTCAGTTTGTCTCTGAGAGCTTTGCTGGGGCTTCAGAGAGGGAAAGCACAAGTGGTAGTTCAGTGAGTAGTACCATGAGTACGTTGAGCCATTACATCGAGACTGTGTGCAGTGGAGAGGTCGGTGCACCTCATGTGCCCCAGCATGCCCAGGATTATGCCTCCCCTCCTCAGGGCTTTCAAGGAATTCTTCCTAGTAGCTCGAGCATAGGGGCATCACAGACACAATCTCACATGCACACCCAGGATATCAACCATCCTCATGTGAAGACTACTGTTGCCCCCTCTGCTCCCACAAACATTCACCAGCCTGGAGTTGTGCCAGGCCACCAGACCACCGTTGGACTTCCTACATCTGCTGGGCCCCAACAGCATCTCACCTACGCGCAGGCAGTCGCTAATCAGCCCCCAGCCTCCTCACCGGGTCTCGTGGGTGTGCAGCATCAGAAGCTGGGCTATGCCACTCTGCCACAGCAAGCATCTGCTACCCCTCAAGCAACCCCAGTACAGATGAGGCCCACCGAGTACACACAGCCACAGCAAGGCATGccccaggctgctgctgctgctgcttctcaacCTCTGGCCAACCAAATTGGATCAGCACCTTCTGGACAACCTAATGGAGCTAACCAGATGATGGGAGGTCATCAGCAGCCACAGACACTTCTTcactctcaggcccccagcatgCCTTCTCATGTGGGTGTGGCAGGTCATGGCCAGCAGCCTCAGAGCCATCCAAGTCATCTGGATTGTCAGCAGCAGAAGCCACAGTCACTGCCGACTCAAATCCAAAACCCGAGCTTGAGCGCACAGCTGCCCACTACGGTCCACCAGAGCCAAACCTCTGCATCAGGCGTGCCTCCTCCCAACGTCCAGAGCGATCATCAGCCCCAACCCCAAGCTCACAACACTGGGAACAGTGGTCGGATGCCTGCACAAGGCATTCCCCACAGCCAAGCCTCTTCAGGAAGCTTGACCCAGGACCACAGCAGTGCCCAGGCCCTGGCTCATGCTGCCCAGGCCAGTGCCCTCTATGCTAGTTTGCCCAACTTCACCACCACCCAGCTGCAGGATGCTCAgcggctgctcctccagcatcaGTCTGCTTTGCTGGGGTTGCCCAAGCTTGCCGGCGTGGAGGCTGGATCTGGATCCAACTCTGGCCAGGGTCTGGAAACTGAGGGCAACAGCGCCACCGCCAGTGCCTTAACTGCACCAGCCGGCCTCAAGACTGTAGATGGAGAAGAAGATGG CTCGTCGGGAGCCAGCGTCGTGGCCATAGACAACAAGATTGAGCAAGCAATG GACCTGGTGAAGAGTCACCTGATGTATGCTGTGcgtgaggaggtggaggtcctCAAGGAGCAGATCAAGGAGCTGATCGAGCGCAActcccagctggagcaggagaacacGCTGCTGAAGACACTGGCCAGCCCCGAACAAATGGCCCAGTTTCAGGCCCAGGTTCAAACCGGTTCTCCTCCCGCTGCCCCGACAGCGGCCACGCCGGGACCCCCCAGCAACGCCACTCTCGCCCAGCCCCCCTCGCATAGCTCCGGACCCTCGGCGTAG
- the tsc22d1 gene encoding TSC22 domain family protein 1 isoform X2, with translation MNSMNPPCYTVAMDLGVCQLRNFSISFLSSLLSAESSPVQLDNSSSGASVVAIDNKIEQAMDLVKSHLMYAVREEVEVLKEQIKELIERNSQLEQENTLLKTLASPEQMAQFQAQVQTGSPPAAPTAATPGPPSNATLAQPPSHSSGPSA, from the exons ATGAACAGCATGAATCCGCCCTGCTACACCGTGGCTATGGATCTAGGCGTCTGCCAGCTGAGAAATTTCTCCATCTCGTTTCTGTCGTCGTTGTTGAGCGCGGAGAGCTCGCCCGTCCAGCTCGACaatag CTCGTCGGGAGCCAGCGTCGTGGCCATAGACAACAAGATTGAGCAAGCAATG GACCTGGTGAAGAGTCACCTGATGTATGCTGTGcgtgaggaggtggaggtcctCAAGGAGCAGATCAAGGAGCTGATCGAGCGCAActcccagctggagcaggagaacacGCTGCTGAAGACACTGGCCAGCCCCGAACAAATGGCCCAGTTTCAGGCCCAGGTTCAAACCGGTTCTCCTCCCGCTGCCCCGACAGCGGCCACGCCGGGACCCCCCAGCAACGCCACTCTCGCCCAGCCCCCCTCGCATAGCTCCGGACCCTCGGCGTAG
- the tsc22d1 gene encoding TSC22 domain family protein 1 isoform X3, producing the protein MRVRGIRVQGHDEMAMKLLFWELEQHLKSSSGASVVAIDNKIEQAMDLVKSHLMYAVREEVEVLKEQIKELIERNSQLEQENTLLKTLASPEQMAQFQAQVQTGSPPAAPTAATPGPPSNATLAQPPSHSSGPSA; encoded by the exons ATGAGAGTGCGGGGGATACGAGTGCAGGGCCATGACGAGATGGCAATGAAGCTTTTGTTCTGGGAGCTGGAGCAGCATCTCAAAAG CTCGTCGGGAGCCAGCGTCGTGGCCATAGACAACAAGATTGAGCAAGCAATG GACCTGGTGAAGAGTCACCTGATGTATGCTGTGcgtgaggaggtggaggtcctCAAGGAGCAGATCAAGGAGCTGATCGAGCGCAActcccagctggagcaggagaacacGCTGCTGAAGACACTGGCCAGCCCCGAACAAATGGCCCAGTTTCAGGCCCAGGTTCAAACCGGTTCTCCTCCCGCTGCCCCGACAGCGGCCACGCCGGGACCCCCCAGCAACGCCACTCTCGCCCAGCCCCCCTCGCATAGCTCCGGACCCTCGGCGTAG